In Labeo rohita strain BAU-BD-2019 chromosome 16, IGBB_LRoh.1.0, whole genome shotgun sequence, one DNA window encodes the following:
- the clk2b gene encoding dual specificity protein kinase CLK2b isoform X2, whose amino-acid sequence MPPSRRYPSSERSRSRNHRVRYDSRRRRRRRRTRSRSSSSSSRRRHRDRRRRDGSYRSYEKPSAERRLSSRRNYRDEREEFEERERNVTLTDSFFRRDFCAEWDAGAEERSSRRKRRRRRTRTRSRTRSYSQSRSLSSSNGRVRAWAVEDDEEGHLIYRAGDVLQDRYEIVGTLGEGTFGKVVECIDHHRGGFRIALKIIKNVEKYKEAARLEINVLEKINQKDPENKNLCVQMLDWFDYHGHMCISFELLALSTFDFMKENHYLPYSISQVRHMAYQICLAVKFLHDNNLTHTDLKPENILFVNSDCTVTYNPEKKRDERCVLNTAVRVVDFGSATFDHEHHSTIVSTRHYRAPEVILELGWSQPCDVWSIGCILFEYYRGYTLFQTHDNREHLAMMERVHGPVPSRMIRKTRKQKYFYRGRLDWDESTSAGRYVRENCRPLRRYVLCETEEHHLFFDLLEGLLEYEPDRRLSLSAALRHPFFGSVRDAEHFSGARDISR is encoded by the exons ATGCCTCCCTCTCGGCGATACCCGTCGTCAGAGCGAAGCCGCAGCAGGAATCACCGCGTTCGGTACGACAGCCGCAGACGCCGGCGGAGACGCCGAACCCGCAGCCGCTCCTCGTCGTCCAGCAGCAGGAGACGCCACAGAGACAGACGCAGGAGAGACGGCAGCTACAGGAG CTACGAGAAGCCCTCGGCCGAGCGCAGGCTGAGCAGCAGACGGAACTATCGTGACGAGCGAGAGGAGTTTGAGGAGCGCGAGAGGAACGTCACGCTCACTGACAGCTTCTTCAGACGTGACTTCTGTGCGGAGTGGGACGCCGGAGCGGAGGAGAGGAGCAGCCGGCGCAAACGCAGACGCCGCCGAACGAGAACCCGATCCAGAACGCGCTCGTACAGTCAGAGCCGCTCCTTATCGTCT AGTAACGGGCGCGTGCGAGCGTGGGCCGTTGAGGATGACGAGGAGGGTCATCTGATCTATCGGGCAGGAGACGTGCTGCAGGACAGAT ATGAGATCGTGGGGACGCTCGGGGAGGGAACCTTTGGGAAAGTGGTGGAGTGTATCGACCATCACAG GGGAGGCTTTCGCATCGCTCTGAAGATCATTAAGAATGTGGAGAAATACAAAGAAGCAGCTCGTCTGGAGATCAACGTCCTGGAGAAAATCAACCAGAAAGATCCAGAAAACAAGAA TCTGTGTGTGCAGATGCTGGACTGGTTCGACTATCACGGCCACATGTGCATCAGTTTTGAGCTGTTAGCTCTCAGTACCTTTGACTTCATGAAGGAGAATCATTATCTGCCCTACTCCATCAGTCAGGTCCGACACATGGCCTACCAGATCTGCCTCGCCGTCAAGT TTCTCCATGACAACAATCTGACACACACAGACCTCAAGCCTGAGAACATCCTGTTTGTGAACTCTGATTGCACTGTCACGTATAACCCAGAGAAG aagcGGGACGAGCGCTGTGTGCTGAACACTGCTGTGAGGGTTGTGGATTTCGGCAGCGCCACATTTGACCACGAGCATCACAGCACCATCGTTTCCACTCGACACTACAGAGCGCCGGAGGTGATTCTGG AGCTGGGCTGGAGTCAGCCGTGTGACGTCTGGAGCATCGGCTGTATTCTGTTTGAGTACTACCGCGGATACACGCTCTTCCAG acTCATGACAACAGGGAGCATCTGGCCATGATGGAGCGAGTACACGGACCTGTTCCTTCCAGAATGATCCGTAAAACAAG GAAGCAGAAGTACTTTTACAGAGGCCGTCTGGACTGGGACGAGAGCACGTCAGCGGGACGATACGTCAGAGAGAACTGCAGACCTCTGAGA aGGTACGTGTTGTGCGAGACAGAGGAGCATCATCTCTTCTTCGATTTGTTGGAGGGCTTGTTGGAATATGAACCGGATCGGCGCCTGTCTCTGTCCGCTGCGCTGCGTCATCCCTTTTTCGGTTCCGTCCGAGACGCTGAACACTTCAGTGGCGCCCGTGACATAAGCcggtga
- the clk2b gene encoding dual specificity protein kinase CLK2b isoform X1 — protein MPPSRRYPSSERSRSRNHRVRYDSRRRRRRRRTRSRSSSSSSRRRHRDRRRRDGSYRSYEKPSAERRLSSRRNYRDEREEFEERERNVTLTDSFFRRDFCAEWDAGAEERSSRRKRRRRRTRTRSRTRSYSQSRSLSSQSNGRVRAWAVEDDEEGHLIYRAGDVLQDRYEIVGTLGEGTFGKVVECIDHHRGGFRIALKIIKNVEKYKEAARLEINVLEKINQKDPENKNLCVQMLDWFDYHGHMCISFELLALSTFDFMKENHYLPYSISQVRHMAYQICLAVKFLHDNNLTHTDLKPENILFVNSDCTVTYNPEKKRDERCVLNTAVRVVDFGSATFDHEHHSTIVSTRHYRAPEVILELGWSQPCDVWSIGCILFEYYRGYTLFQTHDNREHLAMMERVHGPVPSRMIRKTRKQKYFYRGRLDWDESTSAGRYVRENCRPLRRYVLCETEEHHLFFDLLEGLLEYEPDRRLSLSAALRHPFFGSVRDAEHFSGARDISR, from the exons ATGCCTCCCTCTCGGCGATACCCGTCGTCAGAGCGAAGCCGCAGCAGGAATCACCGCGTTCGGTACGACAGCCGCAGACGCCGGCGGAGACGCCGAACCCGCAGCCGCTCCTCGTCGTCCAGCAGCAGGAGACGCCACAGAGACAGACGCAGGAGAGACGGCAGCTACAGGAG CTACGAGAAGCCCTCGGCCGAGCGCAGGCTGAGCAGCAGACGGAACTATCGTGACGAGCGAGAGGAGTTTGAGGAGCGCGAGAGGAACGTCACGCTCACTGACAGCTTCTTCAGACGTGACTTCTGTGCGGAGTGGGACGCCGGAGCGGAGGAGAGGAGCAGCCGGCGCAAACGCAGACGCCGCCGAACGAGAACCCGATCCAGAACGCGCTCGTACAGTCAGAGCCGCTCCTTATCGTCT CAGAGTAACGGGCGCGTGCGAGCGTGGGCCGTTGAGGATGACGAGGAGGGTCATCTGATCTATCGGGCAGGAGACGTGCTGCAGGACAGAT ATGAGATCGTGGGGACGCTCGGGGAGGGAACCTTTGGGAAAGTGGTGGAGTGTATCGACCATCACAG GGGAGGCTTTCGCATCGCTCTGAAGATCATTAAGAATGTGGAGAAATACAAAGAAGCAGCTCGTCTGGAGATCAACGTCCTGGAGAAAATCAACCAGAAAGATCCAGAAAACAAGAA TCTGTGTGTGCAGATGCTGGACTGGTTCGACTATCACGGCCACATGTGCATCAGTTTTGAGCTGTTAGCTCTCAGTACCTTTGACTTCATGAAGGAGAATCATTATCTGCCCTACTCCATCAGTCAGGTCCGACACATGGCCTACCAGATCTGCCTCGCCGTCAAGT TTCTCCATGACAACAATCTGACACACACAGACCTCAAGCCTGAGAACATCCTGTTTGTGAACTCTGATTGCACTGTCACGTATAACCCAGAGAAG aagcGGGACGAGCGCTGTGTGCTGAACACTGCTGTGAGGGTTGTGGATTTCGGCAGCGCCACATTTGACCACGAGCATCACAGCACCATCGTTTCCACTCGACACTACAGAGCGCCGGAGGTGATTCTGG AGCTGGGCTGGAGTCAGCCGTGTGACGTCTGGAGCATCGGCTGTATTCTGTTTGAGTACTACCGCGGATACACGCTCTTCCAG acTCATGACAACAGGGAGCATCTGGCCATGATGGAGCGAGTACACGGACCTGTTCCTTCCAGAATGATCCGTAAAACAAG GAAGCAGAAGTACTTTTACAGAGGCCGTCTGGACTGGGACGAGAGCACGTCAGCGGGACGATACGTCAGAGAGAACTGCAGACCTCTGAGA aGGTACGTGTTGTGCGAGACAGAGGAGCATCATCTCTTCTTCGATTTGTTGGAGGGCTTGTTGGAATATGAACCGGATCGGCGCCTGTCTCTGTCCGCTGCGCTGCGTCATCCCTTTTTCGGTTCCGTCCGAGACGCTGAACACTTCAGTGGCGCCCGTGACATAAGCcggtga
- the clk2b gene encoding dual specificity protein kinase CLK2b isoform X4 codes for MGKTEFYSVFKSFLDCLCLCSNGRVRAWAVEDDEEGHLIYRAGDVLQDRYEIVGTLGEGTFGKVVECIDHHRGGFRIALKIIKNVEKYKEAARLEINVLEKINQKDPENKNLCVQMLDWFDYHGHMCISFELLALSTFDFMKENHYLPYSISQVRHMAYQICLAVKFLHDNNLTHTDLKPENILFVNSDCTVTYNPEKKRDERCVLNTAVRVVDFGSATFDHEHHSTIVSTRHYRAPEVILELGWSQPCDVWSIGCILFEYYRGYTLFQTHDNREHLAMMERVHGPVPSRMIRKTRKQKYFYRGRLDWDESTSAGRYVRENCRPLRRYVLCETEEHHLFFDLLEGLLEYEPDRRLSLSAALRHPFFGSVRDAEHFSGARDISR; via the exons ATGGGTAAAACAGAGTTTTACTCTGTGTTCAAGAGCTTCTTGGACTGCCTCTGCCTGTGT AGTAACGGGCGCGTGCGAGCGTGGGCCGTTGAGGATGACGAGGAGGGTCATCTGATCTATCGGGCAGGAGACGTGCTGCAGGACAGAT ATGAGATCGTGGGGACGCTCGGGGAGGGAACCTTTGGGAAAGTGGTGGAGTGTATCGACCATCACAG GGGAGGCTTTCGCATCGCTCTGAAGATCATTAAGAATGTGGAGAAATACAAAGAAGCAGCTCGTCTGGAGATCAACGTCCTGGAGAAAATCAACCAGAAAGATCCAGAAAACAAGAA TCTGTGTGTGCAGATGCTGGACTGGTTCGACTATCACGGCCACATGTGCATCAGTTTTGAGCTGTTAGCTCTCAGTACCTTTGACTTCATGAAGGAGAATCATTATCTGCCCTACTCCATCAGTCAGGTCCGACACATGGCCTACCAGATCTGCCTCGCCGTCAAGT TTCTCCATGACAACAATCTGACACACACAGACCTCAAGCCTGAGAACATCCTGTTTGTGAACTCTGATTGCACTGTCACGTATAACCCAGAGAAG aagcGGGACGAGCGCTGTGTGCTGAACACTGCTGTGAGGGTTGTGGATTTCGGCAGCGCCACATTTGACCACGAGCATCACAGCACCATCGTTTCCACTCGACACTACAGAGCGCCGGAGGTGATTCTGG AGCTGGGCTGGAGTCAGCCGTGTGACGTCTGGAGCATCGGCTGTATTCTGTTTGAGTACTACCGCGGATACACGCTCTTCCAG acTCATGACAACAGGGAGCATCTGGCCATGATGGAGCGAGTACACGGACCTGTTCCTTCCAGAATGATCCGTAAAACAAG GAAGCAGAAGTACTTTTACAGAGGCCGTCTGGACTGGGACGAGAGCACGTCAGCGGGACGATACGTCAGAGAGAACTGCAGACCTCTGAGA aGGTACGTGTTGTGCGAGACAGAGGAGCATCATCTCTTCTTCGATTTGTTGGAGGGCTTGTTGGAATATGAACCGGATCGGCGCCTGTCTCTGTCCGCTGCGCTGCGTCATCCCTTTTTCGGTTCCGTCCGAGACGCTGAACACTTCAGTGGCGCCCGTGACATAAGCcggtga
- the pklr gene encoding pyruvate kinase PKLR isoform X1 has translation MGARIRRYSDVMALPDSFIQKQQLDASMADTFLEHLCLLDIDQEPITARNTSIICTIGPASRSVTKLQEMVKAGMNIARLNFSHGSHEYHGETIRNIREAVETLTSDPLYYRPVAIALDTKGPEIRTGLVKGSADAEVTLERGASVRVVTEEADRDKTDGSLIWMDYPSLPHVLKKGSRIFIDDGLLALKVLEIGETWVDTRVENGGVLGSRKGVNLPGAELVNLPAVSDRDRSDLLFGVEQDVDIIFASFIRSADDVKAVREALGDKGQNIKVISKVESRQGVQNFEEILKESDGIMVARGDLGIEIPAEKVFIAQKMMIGRCNSAGKPVICATQMLESMVHHTRPTRAESSDVANAVLDGADCVMLSAETAKGNFPVEAVAMMHSICREAEAAIFHQQLFEELRRLTPLSSDPTEVTAIGAVESSFKCCAGAIIILTTSGRSAHLLSRYRPRCPIIAVTRNIQVARQSQLLRGVFSAFFRAPPADVWADDVDNRVTFGMDIGKARGFFREGDMVIVVTGWSPGSGHTNIMRAVTVP, from the exons ATGGGAg CTCGTATCAGGCGTTACTCAGACGTCATGGCTCTGCCGGACTCCTTCATTCAGAAGCAGCAGTTGGACGCGTCGATGGCCGACACGTTTCTGGAGCATCTGTGTCTGCTGGACATCGATCAGGAGCCGATCACAGCGCGAAACACCAGCATCATCTGCACCATCG gccCCGCCTCCCGCTCCGTCACCAAACTGCAGGAGATGGTGAAGGCCGGTATGAACATCGCCAGACTGAACTTCTCTCACGGCTCTcatgag TATCATGGAGAGACGATCCGTAACATCCGTGAGGCGGTGGAGACGTTGACCTCTGACCCGCTGTACTACAGGCCCGTGGCCATCGCTCTGGACACCAAAGGACCGGAGATCCGCACCGGCCTGGTTAAAGGG tcTGCAGACGCTGAGGTGACGCTGGAGCGAGGAGCGTCGGTTCGAGTGGTGACGGAGGAGGCGGATCGTGATAAGACGGACGGGTCGCTGATCTGGATGGATTATCCCAGCCTGCCGCACGTGCTCAAGAAAGGAAGCAGGATATTCATTGATGACGGGCTCCTCGCTCTCAAAGTCCTGGAGATCG GTGAGACGTGGGTGGACACTCGCGTCGAGAACGGTGGCGTTCTGGGGAGTCGTAAAGGTGTGAATCTGCCCGGAGCGGAGCTGGTGAATCTGCCAGCAGTGAGCGACCGCGACCGATCCGACCTGCTGTTCGGCGTAGAGCAGGACGTGGACATCATCTTCGCCTCATTCATCCGCTCGGCCGATGATGTGAAAGCCGTGAGGGAGGCTTTGGGAGACAAAGGACAGAACATCAAAGTCATCAGCAAAGTGGAGAGCAGACAGGGCGTTCAGAA TTTTGAGGAGATCCTGAAGGAAAGTGATGGCATCATGGTGGCCCGCGGTGACCTGGGCATCGAGATCCCAGCGGAGAAAGTCTTCATAGCGCAGAAGATGATGATCGGACGCTGTAATTCTGCTGGAAAACCTGTAATCTGTGCCACACAG atgcTGGAGAGTATGGTCCATCACACGCGTCCCACCCGTGCAGAGAGCAGCGATGTGGCCAATGCGGTCCTTGACGGAGCCGACTGCGTCATGCTGTCTGCAGAAACGGCCAAAGGAAACTTCCCTGTAGAAGCTGTTGCCATGATGCACTCG atctGTCGTGAGGCTGAGGCGGCCATCTTTCATCAGCAGCTGTTTGAGGAGCTGCGCCGTTTGACCCCGCTGAGCTCCGACCCCACAGAGGTCACGGCCATCGGAGCAGTCGAGTCGTCCTTCAAATGCTGCGCTGGAGCTATCATCATCCTCACCACCTCCggcag GTCGGCTCATTTATTATCTCGATATCGTCCTCGCTGTCCGATCATCGCAGTGACGCGTAACATTCAGGTGGCTCGTCAATCACAGCTGCTCCGCGGCGTTTTCTCCGCCTTCTTCCGAGCTCCGCCAGCTGACGTTTGGGCCGACGACGTGGACAACCGCGTGACGTTTGGGATGGACATCG gTAAAGCGCGGGGTTTCTTCAGAGAGGGTGATATGGTGATCGTCGTCACCGGCTGGAGTCCCGGATCAGGACACACAAACATCATGCGGGCGGTCACTGTTCCCTGA
- the clk2b gene encoding dual specificity protein kinase CLK2b isoform X3, translating to MGKTEFYSVFKSFLDCLCLCQSNGRVRAWAVEDDEEGHLIYRAGDVLQDRYEIVGTLGEGTFGKVVECIDHHRGGFRIALKIIKNVEKYKEAARLEINVLEKINQKDPENKNLCVQMLDWFDYHGHMCISFELLALSTFDFMKENHYLPYSISQVRHMAYQICLAVKFLHDNNLTHTDLKPENILFVNSDCTVTYNPEKKRDERCVLNTAVRVVDFGSATFDHEHHSTIVSTRHYRAPEVILELGWSQPCDVWSIGCILFEYYRGYTLFQTHDNREHLAMMERVHGPVPSRMIRKTRKQKYFYRGRLDWDESTSAGRYVRENCRPLRRYVLCETEEHHLFFDLLEGLLEYEPDRRLSLSAALRHPFFGSVRDAEHFSGARDISR from the exons ATGGGTAAAACAGAGTTTTACTCTGTGTTCAAGAGCTTCTTGGACTGCCTCTGCCTGTGT CAGAGTAACGGGCGCGTGCGAGCGTGGGCCGTTGAGGATGACGAGGAGGGTCATCTGATCTATCGGGCAGGAGACGTGCTGCAGGACAGAT ATGAGATCGTGGGGACGCTCGGGGAGGGAACCTTTGGGAAAGTGGTGGAGTGTATCGACCATCACAG GGGAGGCTTTCGCATCGCTCTGAAGATCATTAAGAATGTGGAGAAATACAAAGAAGCAGCTCGTCTGGAGATCAACGTCCTGGAGAAAATCAACCAGAAAGATCCAGAAAACAAGAA TCTGTGTGTGCAGATGCTGGACTGGTTCGACTATCACGGCCACATGTGCATCAGTTTTGAGCTGTTAGCTCTCAGTACCTTTGACTTCATGAAGGAGAATCATTATCTGCCCTACTCCATCAGTCAGGTCCGACACATGGCCTACCAGATCTGCCTCGCCGTCAAGT TTCTCCATGACAACAATCTGACACACACAGACCTCAAGCCTGAGAACATCCTGTTTGTGAACTCTGATTGCACTGTCACGTATAACCCAGAGAAG aagcGGGACGAGCGCTGTGTGCTGAACACTGCTGTGAGGGTTGTGGATTTCGGCAGCGCCACATTTGACCACGAGCATCACAGCACCATCGTTTCCACTCGACACTACAGAGCGCCGGAGGTGATTCTGG AGCTGGGCTGGAGTCAGCCGTGTGACGTCTGGAGCATCGGCTGTATTCTGTTTGAGTACTACCGCGGATACACGCTCTTCCAG acTCATGACAACAGGGAGCATCTGGCCATGATGGAGCGAGTACACGGACCTGTTCCTTCCAGAATGATCCGTAAAACAAG GAAGCAGAAGTACTTTTACAGAGGCCGTCTGGACTGGGACGAGAGCACGTCAGCGGGACGATACGTCAGAGAGAACTGCAGACCTCTGAGA aGGTACGTGTTGTGCGAGACAGAGGAGCATCATCTCTTCTTCGATTTGTTGGAGGGCTTGTTGGAATATGAACCGGATCGGCGCCTGTCTCTGTCCGCTGCGCTGCGTCATCCCTTTTTCGGTTCCGTCCGAGACGCTGAACACTTCAGTGGCGCCCGTGACATAAGCcggtga
- the pklr gene encoding pyruvate kinase PKLR isoform X2, which yields MALPDSFIQKQQLDASMADTFLEHLCLLDIDQEPITARNTSIICTIGPASRSVTKLQEMVKAGMNIARLNFSHGSHEYHGETIRNIREAVETLTSDPLYYRPVAIALDTKGPEIRTGLVKGSADAEVTLERGASVRVVTEEADRDKTDGSLIWMDYPSLPHVLKKGSRIFIDDGLLALKVLEIGETWVDTRVENGGVLGSRKGVNLPGAELVNLPAVSDRDRSDLLFGVEQDVDIIFASFIRSADDVKAVREALGDKGQNIKVISKVESRQGVQNFEEILKESDGIMVARGDLGIEIPAEKVFIAQKMMIGRCNSAGKPVICATQMLESMVHHTRPTRAESSDVANAVLDGADCVMLSAETAKGNFPVEAVAMMHSICREAEAAIFHQQLFEELRRLTPLSSDPTEVTAIGAVESSFKCCAGAIIILTTSGRSAHLLSRYRPRCPIIAVTRNIQVARQSQLLRGVFSAFFRAPPADVWADDVDNRVTFGMDIGKARGFFREGDMVIVVTGWSPGSGHTNIMRAVTVP from the exons ATGGCTCTGCCGGACTCCTTCATTCAGAAGCAGCAGTTGGACGCGTCGATGGCCGACACGTTTCTGGAGCATCTGTGTCTGCTGGACATCGATCAGGAGCCGATCACAGCGCGAAACACCAGCATCATCTGCACCATCG gccCCGCCTCCCGCTCCGTCACCAAACTGCAGGAGATGGTGAAGGCCGGTATGAACATCGCCAGACTGAACTTCTCTCACGGCTCTcatgag TATCATGGAGAGACGATCCGTAACATCCGTGAGGCGGTGGAGACGTTGACCTCTGACCCGCTGTACTACAGGCCCGTGGCCATCGCTCTGGACACCAAAGGACCGGAGATCCGCACCGGCCTGGTTAAAGGG tcTGCAGACGCTGAGGTGACGCTGGAGCGAGGAGCGTCGGTTCGAGTGGTGACGGAGGAGGCGGATCGTGATAAGACGGACGGGTCGCTGATCTGGATGGATTATCCCAGCCTGCCGCACGTGCTCAAGAAAGGAAGCAGGATATTCATTGATGACGGGCTCCTCGCTCTCAAAGTCCTGGAGATCG GTGAGACGTGGGTGGACACTCGCGTCGAGAACGGTGGCGTTCTGGGGAGTCGTAAAGGTGTGAATCTGCCCGGAGCGGAGCTGGTGAATCTGCCAGCAGTGAGCGACCGCGACCGATCCGACCTGCTGTTCGGCGTAGAGCAGGACGTGGACATCATCTTCGCCTCATTCATCCGCTCGGCCGATGATGTGAAAGCCGTGAGGGAGGCTTTGGGAGACAAAGGACAGAACATCAAAGTCATCAGCAAAGTGGAGAGCAGACAGGGCGTTCAGAA TTTTGAGGAGATCCTGAAGGAAAGTGATGGCATCATGGTGGCCCGCGGTGACCTGGGCATCGAGATCCCAGCGGAGAAAGTCTTCATAGCGCAGAAGATGATGATCGGACGCTGTAATTCTGCTGGAAAACCTGTAATCTGTGCCACACAG atgcTGGAGAGTATGGTCCATCACACGCGTCCCACCCGTGCAGAGAGCAGCGATGTGGCCAATGCGGTCCTTGACGGAGCCGACTGCGTCATGCTGTCTGCAGAAACGGCCAAAGGAAACTTCCCTGTAGAAGCTGTTGCCATGATGCACTCG atctGTCGTGAGGCTGAGGCGGCCATCTTTCATCAGCAGCTGTTTGAGGAGCTGCGCCGTTTGACCCCGCTGAGCTCCGACCCCACAGAGGTCACGGCCATCGGAGCAGTCGAGTCGTCCTTCAAATGCTGCGCTGGAGCTATCATCATCCTCACCACCTCCggcag GTCGGCTCATTTATTATCTCGATATCGTCCTCGCTGTCCGATCATCGCAGTGACGCGTAACATTCAGGTGGCTCGTCAATCACAGCTGCTCCGCGGCGTTTTCTCCGCCTTCTTCCGAGCTCCGCCAGCTGACGTTTGGGCCGACGACGTGGACAACCGCGTGACGTTTGGGATGGACATCG gTAAAGCGCGGGGTTTCTTCAGAGAGGGTGATATGGTGATCGTCGTCACCGGCTGGAGTCCCGGATCAGGACACACAAACATCATGCGGGCGGTCACTGTTCCCTGA
- the LOC127178203 gene encoding cytochrome P450 11B, mitochondrial produces the protein MESAVKNSLLAPIKTLKFCVSGEKQPSGWTKHGSKRHGSKGKTCAPDPRLLRSYQADLERERKLREAMNAQKNAERAAMRAHFRRKYQLTKNAKDAEQLRAAGRKVCLPRDLAKMVGPEAPAKDDSFGLIDAFQSLGAGIFTRKQSKTPTSRADTEPCRVIKGRRTERQEALLCSSSMISSCVRPPGFSTAVRSLCVHACGREDAGTERALPRRTGGVRDFQEIPHTGSNGWINLLRFWKDGRFSLLHKHMENTFRRLGPIYREHLGSQSSVNIMLPTDIGELFRSEGLHPRRMTLQPWATHRETRRHSKGVFLKNGTEWRADRLLLNREVMVASAVRRFLPLLDDVAQDFCRSLRHRVETEGVGETGQRRMTLDPSPDLFRFALEASCHVLYGERIGLFSSSPSEESERFIWAVERMLATTPPLLYLPPRLLLRLRAPLWTQHATAWDHIFSHAEARIQRGYQRMQMAVGGASDGRFLGVLGQLMEAGQLSLELIKANITELMAGGVDTTAVPLQFALFELGRNPDVQERVRAQVLSSWEQASGNPHKALQGAPLLKGTIKETLRLYPVGITVQRYPVRDIVLQNYHVPAGTLVQVCLYPLGRSPEVFDRPERFDPSRWAGSKPDENAGSGGSFRSLAFGFGSRQCVGRRIAENEMQLLLMHILRNFKLTVSSTEELNTKYTLILQPESPPRITFTTRSL, from the exons ATGGAGTCGGCGGTGAAGAACTCTCTGCTGGCCCCAATAAAGACGCTCAAGTTCTGCGTGAGCGGAGAGAAGCAGCCGTCCGGCTGGACCAAACACGGCTCCAAACGTCACGGGTCAAAGGGCAAGACCTGCGCTCCCGATCCGCGTCTGCTGCGATCCTATCAGGCCGACctggagagagagag GAAGCTACGTGAGGCGATGAACGCTCAGAAGAACGCAGAGAGAGCTGCGATGAGAGCACATTTCAGGAGGAAATACCAGCTGACCAAG AATGCCAAGGACGCGGAGCAGCTACGTGCCGCGGGGAGGAAAGTGTGTCTCCCCCGAGATCTGGCGAAGATGGTTGGTCCCGAAGCCCCTGCTAAAGACGACAGCTTCGGTCTGATCGACGCCTTCCAGAGCCTCGGCGCCGGGATCTTCACGAGAAAACAGAGCAAAACGCCCACGTCACGCGCCGACACGGAGCCCTGCAGGGTCAT CAAGGGCAGGAGGACAGAGAGACAGGAAGCGCTGCTGTGT AGTAGCAGCATGATCTCCTCATGCGTGCGTCCGCCAGGGTTCTCCACGGCCGTCCGGTCGCTGTGTGTCCACGCGTGCGGCCGTGAGGATGCGGGGACGGAGCGAGCGCTGCCGAGGAGAACCGGAGGAGTGCGAGACTTCCAGGAGATTCCTCACACCGGCAGCAACGGCTGGATCAACCTGCTGCGCTTCTGGAAGGACGGGAGATTCAGCCTCCTTCACAAGCACATGGAGAACACCTTCAGACGACTCGGACCCATCTACAG AGAACATCTGGGCTCTCAGAGCAGCGTCAACATCATGCTGCCGACGGACATCGGGGAGTTGTTCCGATCCGAGGGTCTCCATCCGCGCCGCATGACGCTGCAGCCCTGGGCCACACACCGAGAGACACGCAGACACAGCAAGGGCGTCTTCCTcaa GAACGGGACGGAGTGGCGCGCCGACAGGCTGCTGTTGAACCGGGAGGTGATGGTGGCGTCAGCCGTACGCCGCTTCCTTCCGCTGCTGGACGACGTCGCGCAGGATTTCTGCCGTTCGCTGCGACACCGGGTGGAGACGGAGGGCGTGGGGGAGACGGGTCAGCGCAGAATGACCCTTGACCCCAGTCCTGACCTCTTCCGCTTTGCTCTGGAAG CGAGCTGCCACGTTCTGTACGGCGAGCGGATCGGTCTGTTCTCGTCGTCTCCGTCTGAAGAGTCAGAGCGCTTCATCTGGGCCGTCGAGCGCATGTTAGCCACGACACCGCCGCTGCTCTACCTGCCGCCGCGACTGCTGCTGCGCCTGCGCGCCCCCCTCTGGACGCAGCACGCCACTGCGTGGGACCACATCTTCAGCCACG cggAGGCGCGTATTCAGCGCGGGTACCAGCGAATGCAGATGGCGGTGGGCGGAGCCTCTGATGGGCGGTTCCTGGGTGTGCTGGGTCAGCTGATGGAGGCGGGACAGTTATCGTTAGAGCTGATCAAAGCCAACATCACCGAACTGATGGCCGGCGGAGTCGATAcg ACGGCCGTCCCGCTGCAGTTCGCTCTCTTCGAGTTGGGCCGGAACCCTGACGTGCAGGAGCGGGTGCGAGCGCAGGTGCTGTCGTCGTGGGAACAGGCGTCAGGAAACCCCCACAAGGCCCTGCAGGGGGCGCCGCTGCTGAAGGGAACCATCAAGGAGACGCTGAG GCTGTATCCTGTAGGAATCACCGTCCAGCGCTATCCGGTCAGAGACATCGTCCTGCAGAACTACCACGTTCCGGCCGGG ACGCTGGTGCAGGTGTGTCTGTATCCTCTGGGTCGCAGTCCTGAGGTGTTTGATCGTCCAGAGCGTTTCGATCCGAGCCGCTGGGCCGGATCGAAACCGGATGAGAACGCGGGTTCAGGAGGAAGCTTTCGCTCGCTGGCGTTCGGCTTCGGCTCCAGACAGTGCGTCGGCCGGAGAATCGCAGAGAACGAGATGCAGCTGCTGTTGATGCAC aTTCTGAGGAACTTCAAACTGACGGTTTCATCCACAGAAGAGCTGAACACCAAATACACTCTCATTCTGCAGCCCGAATCTCCACCCAGAATCACCTTCACCACACGCTCACTATAA